A single genomic interval of Paenibacillus sp. J23TS9 harbors:
- a CDS encoding AEC family transporter → MLSTFVHTIYQVFLPISLPVIGGALIKRFKKMETKPLSTLSLYLLSPALIFETLMHADISYGDITQTVLFTILNMLLLWALASGLGKVLILPAAERSGLTLVALFTNCVNYGLPLVLLAFGQAGMDKASVYVILQIIIVNTIGVYFAARSHFSMKQAALSIFKLPSVYAAALAVLLRMSGWSLPEGLEQGVSMVSGAYSSVALFILGAQMVSVNAGDGAKAVYSATVQKAFYAGMSLRLVLSPLASMLLLFLMGVHGTLFNVILILSSMPAAVNAVILAEQFDAAPKVVTRCILWTTLASFILLPLMIGWLS, encoded by the coding sequence ATGCTGTCTACTTTTGTCCATACCATATATCAAGTGTTTCTTCCTATATCCTTGCCTGTGATCGGCGGGGCTCTGATTAAGCGTTTTAAGAAAATGGAAACAAAGCCGCTCTCCACACTATCCCTTTATTTGCTCAGCCCTGCGCTTATTTTTGAGACGCTGATGCACGCGGATATTTCATATGGAGATATAACTCAGACTGTACTGTTTACGATATTGAACATGCTGCTGCTCTGGGCGCTCGCGTCCGGGCTCGGCAAGGTGTTGATCCTGCCTGCGGCGGAACGTTCGGGTCTTACCCTGGTGGCCCTCTTCACCAACTGCGTCAATTACGGTCTGCCGCTTGTATTGCTGGCCTTCGGCCAAGCCGGAATGGATAAGGCCTCGGTGTATGTTATTTTACAGATTATCATTGTGAATACGATCGGGGTATATTTTGCGGCACGTTCACATTTTTCCATGAAGCAGGCAGCACTATCCATCTTCAAGCTGCCATCGGTGTACGCCGCTGCGCTGGCCGTTTTACTTCGCATGAGCGGATGGTCACTGCCAGAGGGCTTGGAGCAGGGAGTATCCATGGTATCGGGAGCCTATTCTTCGGTTGCCCTGTTTATCCTGGGTGCGCAGATGGTCAGTGTGAATGCCGGGGACGGTGCGAAGGCTGTTTATTCAGCTACAGTGCAAAAGGCATTTTATGCCGGTATGTCGCTCCGGCTGGTGCTTTCCCCGCTGGCATCCATGCTGCTGCTATTTTTGATGGGTGTACATGGTACGCTGTTTAACGTTATTCTGATTCTCAGCTCTATGCCGGCTGCGGTAAATGCGGTCATTCTGGCAGAGCAGTTCGATGCAGCGCCGAAGGTTGTGACACGCTGTATCTTATGGACCACACTGGCTTCGTTCATCCTGCTGCCGCTCATGATTGGCTGGCTTTCCTGA
- a CDS encoding rhodanese-like domain-containing protein — translation MTSSTIFYIVLALFVVWMLYRMFAPVKGLVQLRDEPFRKKLEESKQKHLIDVREVHEFKSGHIPGAVNIPLSQIGSRASEISKDSDVFLYCQSGMRSKQASKMLLKSGFPEVNNLMGGISSWTGKRIR, via the coding sequence ATGACTTCATCAACCATATTTTATATCGTACTGGCACTCTTCGTCGTATGGATGCTCTACCGCATGTTCGCTCCTGTAAAAGGGCTTGTACAGCTTCGGGACGAGCCCTTTCGCAAGAAGTTGGAGGAGTCCAAGCAGAAGCATCTGATTGACGTCCGGGAAGTCCATGAATTCAAATCAGGGCATATTCCGGGCGCTGTGAACATTCCACTGTCCCAAATTGGAAGCAGAGCTTCAGAAATCTCCAAGGACAGCGATGTTTTCCTTTATTGCCAGAGCGGCATGAGAAGCAAGCAAGCATCTAAAATGCTGCTGAAGAGCGGTTTTCCGGAAGTGAATAACCTAATGGGCGGTATATCTTCCTGGACTGGAAAACGTATCCGTTAG
- a CDS encoding FAD:protein FMN transferase: MMKRKWMIGILALVLIAAGAAVSGRGSLPFLSGAGPEAKAEAKQAAAISETYFIFDTVVNVKLYGEHALPQQLDDIKNLLETMDHGLSRTLQTSELYKVNQSAGKQAVHVSQDTFEVVKKALDYAVQTGGLYDPTVGPLVSLWNIGNEGAHVPASNELTQAMNLIGYKDVLLNAGERTIKLTRPGMALDLGGIGKGYAADRVAAYLKKQQVESAMINLGGSSIIAMGSKPGGLSWNIGLQDPDQSRGTSLGNVQIINKTIDSSGVYERFFVENGVKYHHILDPRTGYPSQSGLKSVTIISDSAADADALSTAVFIMGLEEGLKYIEKQAGVEAFFITDDNRIYESSGLKDQIHFNNPEYTVTAP; this comes from the coding sequence ATGATGAAACGAAAATGGATGATAGGGATACTTGCATTGGTACTCATCGCAGCCGGTGCGGCCGTTTCTGGACGGGGCAGCCTCCCTTTCTTATCCGGAGCCGGTCCAGAGGCTAAAGCCGAGGCTAAACAGGCGGCAGCCATTTCAGAAACCTACTTTATCTTCGATACCGTTGTGAATGTGAAGCTGTACGGGGAGCATGCATTGCCTCAGCAGCTTGATGACATTAAGAATCTTTTGGAAACCATGGACCACGGGCTGAGCCGTACATTGCAGACCAGTGAGCTGTATAAAGTCAACCAGAGTGCGGGTAAGCAAGCGGTACATGTATCGCAGGATACGTTTGAAGTGGTGAAAAAGGCTCTGGATTATGCCGTACAAACCGGCGGCTTGTATGATCCCACTGTCGGACCGCTGGTCAGCCTCTGGAATATTGGCAACGAGGGGGCACATGTTCCGGCCAGCAATGAGCTTACTCAGGCTATGAACCTGATCGGGTATAAGGATGTTCTTCTGAATGCTGGGGAGAGAACGATTAAACTGACCCGGCCTGGAATGGCACTTGATCTCGGGGGGATTGGCAAGGGGTATGCCGCCGACCGTGTGGCCGCATATCTGAAGAAACAACAGGTGGAAAGCGCGATGATTAATCTTGGGGGAAGCAGCATTATCGCTATGGGGAGCAAGCCCGGTGGGCTTAGCTGGAATATCGGTCTGCAGGATCCCGACCAAAGCCGCGGCACTTCACTTGGCAACGTACAAATCATTAACAAAACGATTGACTCATCCGGCGTTTATGAACGCTTTTTCGTGGAAAACGGAGTCAAATACCATCATATTCTCGACCCGCGGACAGGCTATCCAAGCCAAAGCGGGCTCAAAAGCGTGACCATTATTTCCGATTCGGCAGCGGATGCCGATGCGCTATCCACCGCCGTGTTTATTATGGGGCTTGAAGAAGGTTTGAAATATATCGAGAAACAAGCTGGCGTAGAGGCTTTTTTCATCACGGATGACAACCGGATCTACGAATCTTCTGGTCTGAAGGATCAAATCCATTTTAACAATCCGGAGTACACGGTAACCGCGCCGTAA
- the odhB gene encoding 2-oxoglutarate dehydrogenase complex dihydrolipoyllysine-residue succinyltransferase, protein MSEITVPAMGESITEGTIFKWHVKEGDAVNQGDVLLELETDKVNLEISAEESGMVEKILRNDGDTVQIGEVLGRISAGGEAAAAAPAKEEPKAQEKAAPAPAAPSTAAPAESAKEGDSYLAASPAARKLAREQGIDLEQVNRDPKGRIFQDNVKSHTEAPAPRPSAPAPAAAPAEVSQPGKPAERTRMSRRRATIAKRLVEAQHTAAMLTTFNEVDMTAIMDVRKRRKDAFKEKHEIGLGFMSFFTKAVVGALKKFPHLNAEIDGEDIIVKKYYDIGIAVSAKEGLVVPVVRDADRLGFAEIEKEIASLASKARNNSLALSELQGGTFTITNGGTFGSLMSTPILNAPQVGILGMHKIQLRPVAIDAERSENRPMMYIALSYDHRIVDGSEAVRFLVTVKELLEDPESLLLEG, encoded by the coding sequence GTGAGCGAAATTACAGTACCGGCAATGGGTGAATCTATCACAGAGGGAACTATTTTTAAGTGGCATGTCAAAGAAGGGGACGCAGTTAACCAGGGGGATGTTCTTCTGGAGCTGGAAACAGATAAGGTCAATCTTGAAATCAGTGCCGAGGAATCCGGCATGGTCGAGAAGATTTTGAGAAATGATGGTGACACCGTTCAAATCGGCGAAGTTCTGGGCAGAATTTCTGCAGGTGGTGAAGCGGCTGCAGCTGCTCCAGCCAAAGAAGAGCCGAAGGCACAAGAGAAGGCAGCACCAGCACCAGCTGCTCCTAGTACGGCTGCACCAGCTGAATCTGCAAAAGAAGGGGATTCTTACCTCGCAGCATCACCGGCAGCACGCAAGCTTGCACGTGAGCAAGGCATTGATCTGGAACAGGTTAACCGTGATCCGAAGGGACGCATCTTCCAGGATAACGTGAAGAGTCACACGGAAGCACCGGCTCCGCGCCCATCGGCTCCAGCCCCTGCAGCAGCACCGGCTGAAGTAAGCCAGCCAGGCAAACCGGCTGAACGCACACGCATGTCCCGCCGCCGGGCAACGATTGCGAAGCGTCTGGTTGAAGCACAGCATACTGCTGCGATGCTGACAACCTTCAATGAAGTGGATATGACGGCTATCATGGATGTCCGCAAACGCCGTAAGGATGCTTTTAAAGAGAAGCATGAGATCGGTTTGGGCTTCATGTCCTTCTTTACGAAGGCGGTTGTGGGTGCGCTCAAGAAATTCCCGCATCTGAATGCTGAAATTGACGGTGAGGATATCATCGTGAAGAAATACTATGATATCGGCATCGCCGTATCGGCGAAGGAAGGTCTCGTCGTTCCGGTCGTTCGTGACGCGGATCGTCTGGGATTTGCCGAAATCGAGAAGGAAATTGCTTCGCTTGCTTCGAAAGCACGCAATAACTCTCTGGCATTGTCTGAGCTTCAAGGAGGCACCTTCACGATTACGAATGGTGGTACATTCGGTTCCCTGATGTCTACACCAATCCTGAATGCGCCGCAAGTAGGTATTCTAGGTATGCATAAAATCCAGCTTCGTCCGGTAGCGATTGACGCCGAACGCTCGGAGAACCGTCCGATGATGTACATTGCGTTGTCTTATGACCACCGGATCGTGGATGGCAGTGAAGCCGTCCGCTTCCTCGTAACGGTTAAGGAACTGTTGGAAGATCCAGAATCTTTGCTGCTTGAAGGCTGA
- a CDS encoding NUDIX hydrolase produces the protein MEATLKWLDWAKQIQGIAQTGLAYTKDVYDKERYEQLRALSLEIMGQYTDVESSKLLDLFAGEYGYATPKVDIRGVVIQDDRILLVREKEEGEWSLPGGWADLLLSPSEIAVKEVREESGYEVRTLRLLAVLDNHKHNPPAPYHAYKLFIHCEIIGGKAQEGVETSGVAFFGKDELPELSQSRNTEEQIKLMFDLLKNPQRIPVFD, from the coding sequence ATGGAAGCAACGTTAAAATGGCTGGATTGGGCCAAACAAATTCAGGGGATTGCTCAGACAGGTCTGGCATATACCAAAGATGTTTATGACAAGGAACGCTATGAGCAGCTCCGTGCGCTCAGTCTCGAGATCATGGGACAATACACGGATGTGGAGAGCAGCAAGCTGCTGGACCTCTTCGCAGGCGAATATGGCTATGCTACACCAAAGGTGGATATCCGCGGCGTTGTGATTCAGGATGATCGGATTCTGCTGGTGAGAGAGAAAGAGGAAGGGGAGTGGTCACTGCCTGGAGGCTGGGCCGATCTGCTGCTCTCCCCGTCGGAAATTGCGGTGAAAGAAGTCAGAGAGGAGTCGGGTTATGAGGTCAGGACGCTGCGCCTGCTTGCTGTGCTTGATAATCACAAGCATAATCCGCCCGCTCCTTATCATGCGTACAAGCTGTTTATTCACTGCGAAATTATCGGCGGCAAAGCTCAGGAGGGAGTGGAAACCAGCGGCGTAGCGTTTTTTGGCAAAGATGAGCTGCCGGAGCTTTCACAAAGCCGGAATACCGAAGAACAGATTAAGCTCATGTTTGATCTTCTGAAGAATCCGCAGCGTATTCCGGTATTTGATTGA
- a CDS encoding 2-oxoglutarate dehydrogenase E1 component, with product MITNKNDTQTQGAWENYYGPNLGYVQEQYERYVKDPDSVDETFRKVFQMWGAPPIAPAALAPVNAASASAPIDSSMLKKGVDAGKLVWNIRAYGHLAADIDPLGIIPKPDTRILEPEQYGLSQSDLTAFPASLIWDGAPENVRTGWEAIQKLRQTYTGTIAFEFSHVHDTEERVWLNRHVESGIFPAPLSESEKTNLLERLIEVEQFEEFLHRTFVGQKRFSIEGNDVLVPMLDEMVRIMSDEGAEHILMGMAHRGRLNVLAHVLGKPYDKIFSEFHHSPNKKLFPSEGSMGINFGWTGDVKYHLGAKRVLKDGSVVQTRITLANNPSHLEFVNPVVEGFARAAQEDRTQPGYPQQDVNKAATVLIHGDSAFPGEGIVAETLNFNKLPGFQNGGTIHIIANNNIGFTTESRDSRSTHYASDLAKGYEIPIVHVNADDPEACISAIRLASEYRNKFKKDFLIDLVGYRRYGHNETDDPDTTQPLIYNKVKSHPRVVSIYADVLNQKGVVNKEQSNDMIQQVQNRMKDAYDKIKDLEQEPANSHQQTPAEDRIKAIKTGVPLNTLREINTDLLKRPADFNVYPKLQRILERRESALNDGEKVDWSLAETLAFASIIADGKPIRLTGQDAERATFAHRNLVLHDTKNGSTFCPIHELPQAKASFAIYNSPLSEASVLGFEYGYNVYSPETLVIWEAQFGDFANCAQVITDQFISAGRSKWGQKSSLVMLLPHGYEGQGPEHSSARLERFLQLGGEENFTVVNLSSAAQYFHLLRRQAALTESEDARPLIVMSPKSLIRNTRVASNGQELSEGHFKRVLEQQGLGGNPERVERLVLCSGKIAVELEEALDKEEEAKDWLHILRVEQLYPFPEQEVREILARFTNVKEILWVQEEPENMGAWRYIEPHLRKVAPQGTPVNYNGRPERSSTASGFQQIHSFEQQQIVSTALNQKSIKHNIALGR from the coding sequence ATGATAACCAATAAGAATGACACACAAACGCAGGGAGCCTGGGAAAACTACTACGGCCCCAACCTGGGATATGTTCAGGAACAGTATGAACGTTACGTGAAAGATCCTGATTCTGTGGATGAAACGTTCCGCAAAGTGTTTCAGATGTGGGGCGCACCTCCAATTGCGCCGGCTGCACTGGCACCGGTAAACGCAGCATCCGCCAGCGCGCCAATCGACAGCAGCATGCTGAAGAAGGGTGTGGATGCCGGCAAGCTTGTATGGAATATCCGTGCATACGGCCATCTGGCAGCAGACATCGATCCACTCGGCATCATTCCGAAGCCGGACACACGCATACTTGAACCTGAACAATACGGACTGAGTCAGTCCGATCTGACGGCTTTCCCTGCATCCCTGATCTGGGACGGGGCGCCTGAGAATGTTAGAACCGGTTGGGAAGCCATCCAGAAGCTGCGTCAAACATATACAGGAACCATTGCCTTTGAATTCAGCCATGTGCATGATACGGAAGAGCGCGTATGGCTGAACCGTCATGTCGAAAGCGGAATTTTCCCTGCTCCACTGAGTGAGTCGGAGAAAACGAACCTCCTTGAGAGACTGATCGAAGTTGAGCAGTTCGAGGAATTCCTGCACCGTACCTTTGTAGGGCAGAAACGCTTCTCTATTGAAGGTAATGACGTGCTGGTTCCAATGCTTGACGAAATGGTGCGCATCATGTCCGACGAAGGCGCAGAGCATATCCTGATGGGTATGGCACACCGCGGCCGTTTGAATGTTCTTGCTCATGTACTCGGCAAGCCATACGATAAGATTTTCTCTGAATTCCACCATTCGCCAAACAAGAAGCTGTTCCCTTCGGAAGGCTCGATGGGCATCAACTTCGGCTGGACCGGCGACGTGAAATACCATCTGGGCGCCAAACGTGTCCTGAAGGATGGCAGTGTCGTGCAGACCCGGATTACGCTTGCCAATAACCCGAGTCACCTTGAATTTGTAAATCCGGTTGTTGAAGGCTTTGCCCGCGCAGCGCAGGAAGATCGCACACAGCCAGGCTATCCGCAGCAGGATGTGAACAAGGCTGCGACAGTTCTGATTCACGGCGACTCCGCCTTCCCTGGCGAAGGCATTGTGGCGGAAACACTGAACTTCAACAAGCTTCCTGGCTTCCAAAATGGCGGTACGATCCATATCATCGCCAACAACAACATCGGTTTCACGACCGAAAGCCGGGATTCCCGTTCGACTCATTACGCCAGTGACCTGGCGAAGGGCTACGAGATTCCGATCGTCCATGTGAATGCTGATGATCCGGAAGCATGTATTTCCGCCATCCGCCTTGCGAGCGAATACCGCAATAAATTTAAGAAGGACTTCCTGATTGATCTGGTCGGCTACCGCCGATATGGTCATAATGAAACGGATGATCCGGATACAACGCAGCCGCTCATTTATAACAAAGTGAAGAGCCACCCTCGTGTTGTCAGCATCTATGCAGATGTACTGAACCAAAAAGGCGTGGTGAATAAAGAGCAGTCCAATGATATGATCCAGCAGGTTCAAAACCGCATGAAGGATGCTTACGACAAGATTAAGGATCTGGAGCAGGAGCCGGCGAATTCTCATCAGCAAACACCTGCTGAAGACCGGATCAAGGCGATTAAGACGGGTGTGCCACTGAACACGCTGCGTGAAATCAATACGGATCTGCTGAAGCGTCCCGCTGACTTCAATGTCTATCCGAAGCTGCAGCGTATTCTGGAACGCCGCGAATCCGCATTAAACGATGGTGAAAAGGTAGACTGGAGTCTAGCGGAAACGCTGGCCTTCGCAAGCATTATCGCTGACGGTAAACCGATTCGTCTTACAGGCCAGGATGCCGAACGTGCGACGTTCGCACACCGTAACCTGGTGCTGCATGATACGAAGAACGGTTCAACCTTCTGCCCGATTCACGAGCTTCCGCAGGCGAAGGCATCCTTTGCGATCTACAACAGTCCGTTATCCGAGGCTTCGGTGCTCGGATTTGAATATGGATACAACGTATATTCTCCAGAGACGCTTGTCATCTGGGAGGCCCAGTTCGGTGATTTCGCGAACTGCGCGCAGGTTATCACGGACCAGTTCATTTCGGCTGGACGTTCCAAATGGGGACAGAAATCAAGTCTGGTAATGCTGCTTCCTCACGGTTATGAAGGACAGGGACCAGAGCACTCCAGTGCACGTCTGGAACGTTTCCTGCAGCTTGGCGGCGAAGAGAACTTTACTGTTGTCAATCTGTCCAGTGCGGCTCAGTACTTCCACTTGCTTCGCCGTCAGGCAGCATTGACCGAAAGTGAAGATGCACGCCCGCTGATCGTGATGTCGCCGAAAAGCCTCATCCGTAATACGCGTGTTGCATCAAACGGGCAGGAGCTTAGCGAAGGACACTTCAAGCGTGTGCTTGAACAACAAGGTCTTGGCGGAAATCCTGAGCGTGTTGAGCGCCTGGTTCTCTGCAGCGGTAAAATTGCCGTGGAGCTTGAGGAAGCACTCGATAAAGAAGAAGAAGCGAAAGATTGGCTGCATATCCTCCGTGTAGAGCAGCTTTATCCGTTCCCTGAACAAGAAGTTCGTGAGATTCTCGCACGTTTTACAAATGTTAAGGAAATATTGTGGGTACAGGAAGAACCGGAAAACATGGGTGCTTGGCGTTATATCGAGCCTCATCTCCGTAAAGTGGCCCCGCAAGGTACGCCAGTAAATTACAACGGTCGTCCGGAACGTTCGAGTACCGCCAGCGGCTTCCAACAGATACACAGCTTTGAACAACAACAAATCGTATCTACGGCATTGAACCAAAAATCTATTAAGCATAACATCGCACTGGGGAGGTAG
- a CDS encoding PQ-loop domain-containing transporter, with amino-acid sequence MIYAIMQLIGGLILAVAWIPQIIQILRTKSVKDLNNKTFLFLVAGIALMEVYAVHMALGGVGFAFLITNSVSLLIMLTILGCILKYRKG; translated from the coding sequence ATGATATATGCAATCATGCAGCTTATTGGCGGGCTAATCCTGGCCGTTGCCTGGATCCCACAAATCATTCAAATTCTGCGGACCAAATCCGTTAAGGATCTCAATAATAAAACATTCCTGTTTCTTGTGGCCGGTATTGCACTCATGGAGGTGTATGCCGTTCATATGGCACTCGGAGGCGTAGGGTTTGCCTTTCTGATTACGAACTCCGTATCGCTTCTCATTATGCTCACGATCCTCGGATGCATTCTCAAATACCGAAAAGGATAA
- a CDS encoding LCP family protein — MENQEPQRLTRPRKRKKKKRKGTWLLITLVCLLLIAGAGYIFRKQAALLAFDTLMKDTVTETLDQSYEKIDEEVKPDKVQNPFSLLLLGTDERKNEPGRSDTVIYSVVRPEDSKILLISIPRDTYTEIAEENKKSKINAAYARGGIKRSVDTVENLVGNNVDFYATINFQGLKDVVDKLGGVHLPITKVIENKQKIHEKLRIEPNKSIYDGDDALSYARYREDSDFNRTMRHRVLIDAVMARALEIKNITKIPDLIKVAGSNFKTNMNSTFMIDLAKSFYEGSMPTFSNYMLKGKGAMRDSVWYYDPDQEDIEYIRKLITNWHDPSTPADQLMQPSMEDGSNASGQ, encoded by the coding sequence ATGGAAAATCAAGAGCCGCAAAGGCTAACACGCCCCCGAAAAAGAAAGAAAAAGAAGCGCAAAGGAACCTGGCTGCTTATCACGCTTGTTTGCCTCCTACTCATAGCAGGAGCCGGTTACATATTCAGGAAACAAGCCGCATTACTCGCTTTTGACACCTTAATGAAAGATACCGTTACGGAAACATTAGATCAATCCTATGAAAAAATCGACGAAGAGGTTAAGCCGGATAAGGTTCAAAACCCGTTTTCCTTACTCCTGCTTGGAACGGATGAACGCAAAAATGAACCTGGACGCTCCGATACGGTCATTTATTCTGTCGTACGCCCAGAGGATAGCAAGATTCTACTTATTTCTATACCACGAGATACATACACCGAGATTGCTGAAGAAAATAAGAAGAGCAAAATTAATGCCGCTTATGCGCGCGGAGGAATTAAACGAAGCGTGGATACGGTTGAAAATCTGGTTGGAAACAATGTCGACTTCTATGCCACCATTAACTTTCAAGGCTTAAAAGACGTGGTAGACAAGCTTGGCGGTGTGCATCTGCCGATTACCAAGGTCATTGAAAACAAGCAGAAGATTCATGAGAAGCTGCGGATCGAGCCTAACAAATCAATTTATGACGGTGACGACGCACTAAGTTATGCCCGCTATCGTGAGGATTCTGATTTCAATCGAACCATGAGACATCGGGTTCTTATTGATGCCGTCATGGCCAGAGCGCTTGAGATCAAAAACATTACGAAAATCCCGGACCTGATCAAGGTCGCCGGAAGCAATTTCAAAACCAACATGAACTCCACGTTCATGATCGACTTGGCCAAATCCTTCTACGAAGGCAGCATGCCTACCTTCAGCAACTATATGCTTAAAGGTAAAGGAGCTATGCGTGACTCCGTCTGGTATTACGATCCGGATCAGGAGGATATCGAATACATCCGTAAGCTGATTACCAACTGGCATGATCCAAGCACGCCTGCAGACCAGCTGATGCAGCCATCGATGGAGGATGGTTCAAATGCCAGCGGCCAGTGA